From a region of the Drosophila ananassae strain 14024-0371.13 chromosome XL, ASM1763931v2, whole genome shotgun sequence genome:
- the LOC6503649 gene encoding 2-methoxy-6-polyprenyl-1,4-benzoquinol methylase, mitochondrial — MQSSRSTRLLYLTRRLLQHRPASQKAAPAAEGAPAGSGTGSSGEQTTHFGFQTVRESEKEQKVHEVFEQVAKSYDLMNDAMSMGIHRLWKDIFVERLGPTHGMKLLDMAGGTGDISFRYLKYLANQPNPTKRISHVTVSDINQHMLDVGEERARRLGLTSDRLPNSSVAWKCADAEKLPFQDESFNAYTIAFGIRNCTHVDKVLSEAYRVLQPGGRFMCLEFSHLTNETMQWLYDQYSFQVIPPMGQLLAGQWQAYQYLVESIRRFPKQEQFKQMIQQAGFDHVSYENLTFGVVSIHSGFKL, encoded by the exons ATGCAGAGCAGCCGCAGCACAAGACTCTTGTACCTGACCAGGCGGCTCCTCCAGCACCGGCCCGCCTCACAGAAGGCAGCGCCAGCGGCTGAGGGAGCACCTGCCGGCTCCGGCACCGGCTCTTCCGGGGAGCAGACCACCCACTTTGGCTTCCAAACGGTGCGGGAAAGCGAAAAGGAGCAGAAAG TGCACGAGGTTTTCGAGCAAGTTGCCAAATCCTACGATCTAATGAACGATGCCATGTCCATGGGCATTCACCGGCTATGGAAGGACATCTTTGTGGAGCGTCTGGGACCCACGCACGGCATGAAGCTGCTGGATATGGCTGGCGGGACAGGAGACATATCTTTTAGGTACCTGAAGTATCTCGCCAATCAACCCAATCCCACGAAGAGAATCAGCCATGTAACCGTGTCGGATATCAACCAGCACATGTTGGACGTGGGCGAGGAGCGGGCCAGGAGACTGGGCCTGACCAGCGACAGGTTGCCTAACTCCTCAGTGGCCTGGAAGTGTGCTGATGCCGAGAAACTGCCCTTCCAGGACGAGAGTTTCAATGCCTATACAATAGCCTTCGGTATAAGAAACTGCACGCATGTGGATAAG GTTCTATCTGAGGCCTATCGTGTGCTCCAGCCGGGCGGTCGTTTCATGTGCCTGGAGTTCAGCCACCTGACGAATGAGACCATGCAGTGGCTATACGATCAGTACTCCTTCCAGGTGATCCCGCCCATGGGGCAGCTGCTGGCGGGCCAGTGGCAGGCCTACCAGTATCTGGTGGAGAGCATACGACGTTTCCCCAAGCAGGAGCAGTTCAAGCAGATGATCCAGCAGGCGGGATTCGACCATGTGAGCTACGAGAACCTCACCTTCGGCGTCGTATCCATACACTCTGGCTTCAAGCTGTGA
- the LOC6503648 gene encoding protein strawberry notch isoform X1, whose amino-acid sequence MTSKKRKTLLDADDEDDNFDEDDSGSDFDDDEDPDQIEVPGGGRDLNTAVTYAQNIRSGVGVPKTSAPVPIESAKIVINNNNIKPISLLRINNNNKPIVGSILANNIKNSNGTTAVTASPLRKIITPITTTVRPVVGGAGTATVGGVTVGGKITAIPIPRKVVLENNLSNMPKKLNNTITARSSSSNPAASGGSAGGISGAGGGGGGGGSASSYLSSGAGSYLNSLSTNELMNLAAYVAAKGNSGPPPPPPSTATNSVKSAGMGAGAGAAGYYGGGGASTASTSASAANFNMAASLLAQMSYAGAASPIRPYKVTPTGLQKMAPATTVATTKGAPGSGAVSGATGAAGGAGAGGVKGGTAMMEAIQKLIAMNPEYLTSGIPNNVFQLFMQSMQQPRPNAAVPTMQVNPGTGMSATASSVVGAHPSAVTYVQQEDDEADYEEMGVAETYADYWPAKLKLGKKHPDAVVETASLSSVEPCDVYYKLSIPAETINSGQLSALQLESITYASQAHDHLLPDGSRAGFLIGDGAGVGKGRTIAGIIYENYLKGRKKALWISVSNDLKYDAERDLSDIGASRIDVHALNKFKYAKISSDVNNNCKRGVIFSTYSALIGESNNKTGKYRSRFRQLLQWCGEDFEGLIIFDECHKAKNLCPVGSGKPTKTGQTVLELQQKLPKARVVYASATGASEPKNMAYMVRLGLWGQGTAFGNFNDFITAVERRGVGAMEIVAMDMKLRGMYIARQLSFKGVSFKIEEVPLSKEFRKIYDQSVELWVEAMQKFTEAAELIDAESRMKKTMWGQFWSSHQRFFKYLCIAAKVNHAVTVARESIKYGKCVVIGLQSTGEARTLDQLERDDGELTDFVSTAKGVFQSFVERHFPAPDRNRINRILGLYDDAPAADSASGFGHNNNNSSSGATAAAGKRKAGGAAASGQDNGKSKKKKRRNSWQDFDDSDEDEDRKPKIEAESPNSDSDEANSDDAFGSDRDDDDEDEDDDQDGDSDRRSVASDASSDFNPFFSGSDSDIDPWVNARSKKTTKKKAQKKVKKKVKKEKIKKEPGGSTDAASMQGNTAMSAAVAAALNAAKTRKSQLSTQDKIQDLLQKKQELKGTVTPVGVNGVKLNYGPPPKDAIERACTMKEELLRKIERLGSRLPPNTLDQLIDELGGPDNVAEMTGRRGRVVQNDDGSIQYESRTESDVPLETLNITEKQRFMDGQKDVAIISEAASSGISLQSDRRVFNQRRRVHITLELPWSADRAIQQFGRTHRSNQVNAPEYIFLISDLAGERRFASTVAKRLESLGALTHGDRRATETRDLSQFNIDNKYGRQALETVMRTIMGYESPLVPPPTDYSGEFFKDIAGALVGVGIIVNSESHPGVLSLDKDYNNISKFLNRILGCPVDLQNRLFKYFTDTMTAIILQAKRGGRFDLGIVDLGAAGENVTRVRLIRFLRKHATGVAPTELHTVRVERGMIWQEAIDKYADLFNDNEGFYLSHQLRNQKRTAILVVVLEQQPSRSSTSTDAENAKKKKTRSKKEIMCQIYRPNTGLQVRHESLFELEKKYRPVASEEAEPHWTEQYDASVNTCSHAYWNGNCRNVSMGHDCEVGLRQRLYHVLAGSVLSVWGRVEHILNTRSNSKMQVIRMKTTEGEKIVGTMIPKSCFELLMNDLRSDSEKQEEFNY is encoded by the exons ATG acatCAAAGAAGCGTAAAACCCTTTTAGACGCCGACGACGAGGATGACAACTTTGATGAGGACGATTCCGGTTCCGACTTCGACGATGACGAGGATCCAGATCAAATAGAAGTACCAG GTGGAGGTCGAGATCTGAACACGGCAGTCACCTACGCCCAGAACATTCGCAGCGGGGTGGGTGTGCCCAAGACCAGTGCTCCAGTGCCCATTGAATCGGCCAAAATAGTCATcaataacaacaacatcaaGCCGATATCCTTGCTGcgcatcaacaacaacaacaagcccATAGTGGGCAGCATCCTTgcgaataatattaaaaacagtAACGGCACCACCGCCGTCACTGCCAGCCCGCTACGTAAGATAATCACTCCGATAACCACCACAGTCCGGCCAGTGGTGGGCGGAGCTGGGACGGCGACCGTCGGAGGCGTGACAGTGGGCGGCAAGATCACCGCGATCCCGATACCCAGAAAAGTAGTGCTAGAGAATAATTTAAGCAACATGCCAAAGAAACTAAATAACACAATAACTG cgaggagcagcagcagcaacccagCGGCCAGTGGCGGGTCTGCTGGTGGCATCTCCGGAgcaggcggcggcggcggaggagggGGATCGGCCAGCAGTTACCTGAGCAGCGGCGCCGGGAGCTACCTGAACAGCCTGAGCACCAACGAGCTGATGAACCTGGCCGCCTACGTGGCCGCCAAGGGAAACAGTGGCCCCCCGCCGCCGCCCCCCTCGACGGCCACCAACTCGGTGAAGAGTGCAGGGATGGGGGCAGGGGCTGGGGCAGCGGGCTATTATGGAGGCGGTGGCGCCTCCACGGCCTCCACCTCCGCCTCTGCCGCCAACTTCAACATGGCCGCGTCTTTATTGGCGCAGA TGAGCTATGCGGGCGCCGCCTCGCCCATCCGCCCCTACAAGGTGACCCCCACGGGCCTCCAGAAGATGGCACCCGCCACCACAGTGGCCACCACCAAAGGAGCGCCTGGCTCAGGAGCGGTCAGCGGGGCAACCGGAGCTGCCGGAGGAGCCGGCGCTGGCGGGGTCAAGGGCGGCACCGCCATGATGGAGGCCATCCAGAAGCTGATCGCCATGAACCCGGAATACCTGACCAGCGGAATCCCCAACAACGTGTTCCAGCTGTTCATGCAGTCGATGCAGCAACCCCGTCCGAATGCGGCGGTGCCGACCATGCAGGTAAACCCCGGCACCGGTATGTCCGCCACTGCTAGCAGCGTCGTGGGGGCACATCCCTCGGCGGTTACTTACGTCCAGCAGGAGGACGACGAGGCCGACTACGAGGAGATGGGCGTGGCCGAGACTTATGCGGACTACTGGCCAGCAAAGT TGAAGCTGGGCAAAAAGCATCCGGACGCCGTGGTGGAGACCGCCTCGCTTAGCTCCGTGGAGCCATGTGATGTCTACTACAAACTATCCATTCCCGCCGAGACCATCAACAGTGGCCAGCTGAGCGCCCTCCAGCTGGAGTCCATTACGTACGCCTCCCAGGCCCACGACCACCTCCTGCCCGACGGCAGCCGGGCCGGCTTCCTCATCGGCGACGGTGCTGGTGTGGGCAAGGGCCGCACCATTGCCGGAATCATCTACGAGAACTATCTGAAGGGGCGCAAGAAGGCGCTCTGGATATCCGTGTCCAATGATCTCAAATACGATGCCGAGCGGGATCTCAGCGATATTGGAGCCAGTCGCATCGACGTCCATGCTCTAAACAAG TTCAAGTACGCCAAAATCAGCTCGGATGTGAACAACAACTGCAAGCGCGGCGTCATCTTCAGCACCTATTCCGCCCTGATCGGTGAGTCGAACAACAAGACGGGCAAGTACCGGTCCCGCTTCCGCCAGCTGCTGCAGTGGTGTGGCGAGGACTTCGAGGGCCTGATCATCTTCGACGAGTGCCACAAGGCCAAGAATCTGTGCCCGGTGGGCTCCGGCAAGCCGACAAAGACGGGCCAAACAGTCCTGGAGCTGCAGCAGAAGTTGCCAAAGGCGCGAGTCGTCTACGCCTCCGCCACGGGCGCCTCCGAGCCCAAGAACATGGCGTACATGGTGCGCCTGGGTCTCTGGGGCCAGGGTACGGCGTTCGGCAACTTCAATGACTTCATAACCGCTGTGGAGAGACG TGGTGTTGGTGCCATGGAGATCGTGGCCATGGACATGAAACTGCGAGGCATGTACATCGCCCGACAGCTGAGCTTCAAGGGCGTCAGTTTCAAGATCGAGGAGGTGCCACTCTCCAAGGAGTTCCGCAAGATCTACGACCAGTCGGTGGAGCTCTGGGTGGAGGCCATGCAGAAGTTCACCGAGGCGGCGGAGCTGATCGACGCTGAGAGCCGCATGAAGAAGACGATGTGGGGCCAGTTCTGGTCCTCGCATCAGCGCTTCTTCAAGTACCTCTGCATCGCCGCGAAGGTCAACCATGCGGTGACAGTGGCCCGCGAGTCCATCAAGTATGGCAAGTGCGTGGTCATCGGCCTGCAGTCCACCGGCGAGGCTCGTACTCTCGACCAGCTGGAGCGGGATGACGGCGAGCTCACTGACTTTGTTTCCACCGCAAA AGGCGTCTTCCAGTCGTTTGTGGAGCGCCACTTCCCCGCCCCCGATCGCAATCGCATCAACCGCATCCTGGGCCTCTACGACGATGCACCCGCCGCTGATTCCGCTTCCGGTTTCGgtcacaacaacaacaacagcagctcGGGAGCTACTGCGGCGGCTGGCAAGCGCAAGGCCGGAGGAGCAGCTGCCAGTGGCCAGGACAATGGCAAgtcgaagaagaagaagcgccGGAACTCGTGGCAGGACTTTGACGACAgcgacgaggacgaggacagGAAGCCGAAGATCGAGGCCGAGAGTCCCAATAGCGACAGCGACGAGGCGAACAGCGACGATGCCTTCGGCAGCGATcgggatgacgatgatgaggacgaggacgacgaCCAGGATGGCGACAGCGACCGGCGCAGCGTCGCCAGCGATGCCAGCTCCGACTTCAATCCCTTCTTCAGCGGCAGCGACAGCGACATCGATCCCTGGGTGAACGCCCGCAGCAAGAAGACCACCAAGAAGAAAGCCCAGAAGAAGGTCAAGAAGAAGGTGAAGAAGGAGAAGATCAAGAAGGAGCCCGGCGGCTCCACCGACGCCGCCAGCATGCAGGGCAACACAGCCATGTCCGCGGCCGTGGCGGCTGCCTTGAACGCGGCCAAGACCCGCAAGTCGCAGCTCTCCACGCAGGACAAGATCCAGGACCTGCTGCAGAAGAAGCAGGAGCTCAAGGGCACGGTGACGCCGGTGGGCGTCAATGGCGTCAAGCTGAACTACGGTCCGCCGCCGAAGGACGCCATCGAGCGGGCCTGCACCATGAAGGAGGAGCTGCTGCGTAAGATCGAGCGACTGGGATCCCGACTGCCGCCGAACACGCTGGATCAGCTGATCGACGAGCTGGGCGGACCGGACAACGTGGCCGAGATGACGGGCCGTCGCGGTCGGGTGGTCCAAAACGACGACGGCTCCATACAGTACGAGTCCCGCACGGAATCGGACGTGCCCCTGGAGACGCTGAACATCACCGAGAAGCAACGCTTCATGGACGGCCAAAAGGACGTGGCCATCATCTCGGAGGCGGCCTCCAGTGGTATCTCCTTGCAGAGCGATCGCCGAGTCTTCAATCAGCGCCGGCGTGTCCACATCACCCTGGAGCTGCCCTGGTCGGCGGACCGAGCCATCCAGCAGTTCGGTCGCACCCATCGTTCGAATCAG GTCAATGCCCCCGAGTACATTTTCCTGATCTCTGACTTGGCTGGCGAACGCCGTTTCGCGTCCACGGTGGCTAAGCGCCTGGAATCTCTGGGCGCTCTGACCCACGGCGATCGCAGGGCCACGGAAACCCGTGATCTCTCCCAGTTCAATATCGACAACAAGTACGGTCGCCAGGCCCTGGAGACGGTGATGCGCACCATTATGGGCTACGAATCGCCGCTGGTGCCCCCGCCCACGGACTACAGTGGCGAGTTCTTCAAGGACATTGCCGGGGCGCTGGTGGGCGTGGGAATCATAGTCAACAGCGAGAGCCATCCGGGAGTGCTCAGTCTGGACAAGGACTACAACAACATATCAAAGTTTCTCAATCGCATCCTCGGATGTCCGGTTGACTTGCAGAACCGACTCTTCAAGTACTTTACGGACACCATGACGGCCATCATCCTGCAAGCCAAGCGGGGCGGTCGCTTCGATCTGGGCATTGTGG ATCTGGGTGCCGCTGGTGAGAATGTCACCCGAGTCCGACTTATACGCTTCCTGCGCAAACATGCCACCGGAGTGGCTCCCACGGAGCTGCACACAGTGCGTGTGGAGCGTGGAATGATCTGGCAGGAGGCTATTGATAA ATACGCCGACCTCTTCAATGACAACGAGGGCTTCTACCTGTCCCACCAGCTGCGCAACCAGAAGCGTACCGCCATCCTGGTGGTGGTTCTCGAGCAGCAGCCGTCCCGCAGCTCGACGAGCACCGATGCGGAGAatgccaaaaagaaaaagaccCGCAGCAAAAAGGAGATCATGTGCCAGATCTATCGGCCCAACACGGGCCTCCAGGTGCGGCACGAATCCCTGTTCGAGCTGGAGAAGAAGTACCGGCCGGTGGCCAGCGAGGAAGCCGAGCCGCACTGGACAGAGCAGTATGATGCGTCGGTGAACACCTGTTCCCACGCCTACTGGAACGGCAACTGCCGGAATGTCAGCATGGGTCACGATTGTGAG GTGGGATTGCGGCAGCGACTGTACCACGTCCTGGCCGGGTCGGTTCTGTCCGTTTGGGGACGCGTCGAGCACATTCTAAATACACGTTCCAACAGCAAAATGCAGGTGATACGCATGAAGACAACGGAGGGCGAGAAGATTGTCGGCACGATGATCCCGAAGTCCTGCTTCGAGCTTCTGATGAACGACCTGCGCAGCGACTCCGAGAAGCAGGAGGAGTTCAACTACTGA
- the LOC6503648 gene encoding protein strawberry notch isoform X2 produces the protein MTSKKRKTLLDADDEDDNFDEDDSGSDFDDDEDPDQIEVPGGGRDLNTAVTYAQNIRSGVGVPKTSAPVPIESAKIVINNNNIKPISLLRINNNNKPIVGSILANNIKNSNGTTAVTASPLRKIITPITTTVRPVVGGAGTATVGGVTVGGKITAIPIPRKVVLENNLSNMPKKLNNTITVSYAGAASPIRPYKVTPTGLQKMAPATTVATTKGAPGSGAVSGATGAAGGAGAGGVKGGTAMMEAIQKLIAMNPEYLTSGIPNNVFQLFMQSMQQPRPNAAVPTMQVNPGTGMSATASSVVGAHPSAVTYVQQEDDEADYEEMGVAETYADYWPAKLKLGKKHPDAVVETASLSSVEPCDVYYKLSIPAETINSGQLSALQLESITYASQAHDHLLPDGSRAGFLIGDGAGVGKGRTIAGIIYENYLKGRKKALWISVSNDLKYDAERDLSDIGASRIDVHALNKFKYAKISSDVNNNCKRGVIFSTYSALIGESNNKTGKYRSRFRQLLQWCGEDFEGLIIFDECHKAKNLCPVGSGKPTKTGQTVLELQQKLPKARVVYASATGASEPKNMAYMVRLGLWGQGTAFGNFNDFITAVERRGVGAMEIVAMDMKLRGMYIARQLSFKGVSFKIEEVPLSKEFRKIYDQSVELWVEAMQKFTEAAELIDAESRMKKTMWGQFWSSHQRFFKYLCIAAKVNHAVTVARESIKYGKCVVIGLQSTGEARTLDQLERDDGELTDFVSTAKGVFQSFVERHFPAPDRNRINRILGLYDDAPAADSASGFGHNNNNSSSGATAAAGKRKAGGAAASGQDNGKSKKKKRRNSWQDFDDSDEDEDRKPKIEAESPNSDSDEANSDDAFGSDRDDDDEDEDDDQDGDSDRRSVASDASSDFNPFFSGSDSDIDPWVNARSKKTTKKKAQKKVKKKVKKEKIKKEPGGSTDAASMQGNTAMSAAVAAALNAAKTRKSQLSTQDKIQDLLQKKQELKGTVTPVGVNGVKLNYGPPPKDAIERACTMKEELLRKIERLGSRLPPNTLDQLIDELGGPDNVAEMTGRRGRVVQNDDGSIQYESRTESDVPLETLNITEKQRFMDGQKDVAIISEAASSGISLQSDRRVFNQRRRVHITLELPWSADRAIQQFGRTHRSNQVNAPEYIFLISDLAGERRFASTVAKRLESLGALTHGDRRATETRDLSQFNIDNKYGRQALETVMRTIMGYESPLVPPPTDYSGEFFKDIAGALVGVGIIVNSESHPGVLSLDKDYNNISKFLNRILGCPVDLQNRLFKYFTDTMTAIILQAKRGGRFDLGIVDLGAAGENVTRVRLIRFLRKHATGVAPTELHTVRVERGMIWQEAIDKYADLFNDNEGFYLSHQLRNQKRTAILVVVLEQQPSRSSTSTDAENAKKKKTRSKKEIMCQIYRPNTGLQVRHESLFELEKKYRPVASEEAEPHWTEQYDASVNTCSHAYWNGNCRNVSMGHDCEVGLRQRLYHVLAGSVLSVWGRVEHILNTRSNSKMQVIRMKTTEGEKIVGTMIPKSCFELLMNDLRSDSEKQEEFNY, from the exons ATG acatCAAAGAAGCGTAAAACCCTTTTAGACGCCGACGACGAGGATGACAACTTTGATGAGGACGATTCCGGTTCCGACTTCGACGATGACGAGGATCCAGATCAAATAGAAGTACCAG GTGGAGGTCGAGATCTGAACACGGCAGTCACCTACGCCCAGAACATTCGCAGCGGGGTGGGTGTGCCCAAGACCAGTGCTCCAGTGCCCATTGAATCGGCCAAAATAGTCATcaataacaacaacatcaaGCCGATATCCTTGCTGcgcatcaacaacaacaacaagcccATAGTGGGCAGCATCCTTgcgaataatattaaaaacagtAACGGCACCACCGCCGTCACTGCCAGCCCGCTACGTAAGATAATCACTCCGATAACCACCACAGTCCGGCCAGTGGTGGGCGGAGCTGGGACGGCGACCGTCGGAGGCGTGACAGTGGGCGGCAAGATCACCGCGATCCCGATACCCAGAAAAGTAGTGCTAGAGAATAATTTAAGCAACATGCCAAAGAAACTAAATAACACAATAACTG TGAGCTATGCGGGCGCCGCCTCGCCCATCCGCCCCTACAAGGTGACCCCCACGGGCCTCCAGAAGATGGCACCCGCCACCACAGTGGCCACCACCAAAGGAGCGCCTGGCTCAGGAGCGGTCAGCGGGGCAACCGGAGCTGCCGGAGGAGCCGGCGCTGGCGGGGTCAAGGGCGGCACCGCCATGATGGAGGCCATCCAGAAGCTGATCGCCATGAACCCGGAATACCTGACCAGCGGAATCCCCAACAACGTGTTCCAGCTGTTCATGCAGTCGATGCAGCAACCCCGTCCGAATGCGGCGGTGCCGACCATGCAGGTAAACCCCGGCACCGGTATGTCCGCCACTGCTAGCAGCGTCGTGGGGGCACATCCCTCGGCGGTTACTTACGTCCAGCAGGAGGACGACGAGGCCGACTACGAGGAGATGGGCGTGGCCGAGACTTATGCGGACTACTGGCCAGCAAAGT TGAAGCTGGGCAAAAAGCATCCGGACGCCGTGGTGGAGACCGCCTCGCTTAGCTCCGTGGAGCCATGTGATGTCTACTACAAACTATCCATTCCCGCCGAGACCATCAACAGTGGCCAGCTGAGCGCCCTCCAGCTGGAGTCCATTACGTACGCCTCCCAGGCCCACGACCACCTCCTGCCCGACGGCAGCCGGGCCGGCTTCCTCATCGGCGACGGTGCTGGTGTGGGCAAGGGCCGCACCATTGCCGGAATCATCTACGAGAACTATCTGAAGGGGCGCAAGAAGGCGCTCTGGATATCCGTGTCCAATGATCTCAAATACGATGCCGAGCGGGATCTCAGCGATATTGGAGCCAGTCGCATCGACGTCCATGCTCTAAACAAG TTCAAGTACGCCAAAATCAGCTCGGATGTGAACAACAACTGCAAGCGCGGCGTCATCTTCAGCACCTATTCCGCCCTGATCGGTGAGTCGAACAACAAGACGGGCAAGTACCGGTCCCGCTTCCGCCAGCTGCTGCAGTGGTGTGGCGAGGACTTCGAGGGCCTGATCATCTTCGACGAGTGCCACAAGGCCAAGAATCTGTGCCCGGTGGGCTCCGGCAAGCCGACAAAGACGGGCCAAACAGTCCTGGAGCTGCAGCAGAAGTTGCCAAAGGCGCGAGTCGTCTACGCCTCCGCCACGGGCGCCTCCGAGCCCAAGAACATGGCGTACATGGTGCGCCTGGGTCTCTGGGGCCAGGGTACGGCGTTCGGCAACTTCAATGACTTCATAACCGCTGTGGAGAGACG TGGTGTTGGTGCCATGGAGATCGTGGCCATGGACATGAAACTGCGAGGCATGTACATCGCCCGACAGCTGAGCTTCAAGGGCGTCAGTTTCAAGATCGAGGAGGTGCCACTCTCCAAGGAGTTCCGCAAGATCTACGACCAGTCGGTGGAGCTCTGGGTGGAGGCCATGCAGAAGTTCACCGAGGCGGCGGAGCTGATCGACGCTGAGAGCCGCATGAAGAAGACGATGTGGGGCCAGTTCTGGTCCTCGCATCAGCGCTTCTTCAAGTACCTCTGCATCGCCGCGAAGGTCAACCATGCGGTGACAGTGGCCCGCGAGTCCATCAAGTATGGCAAGTGCGTGGTCATCGGCCTGCAGTCCACCGGCGAGGCTCGTACTCTCGACCAGCTGGAGCGGGATGACGGCGAGCTCACTGACTTTGTTTCCACCGCAAA AGGCGTCTTCCAGTCGTTTGTGGAGCGCCACTTCCCCGCCCCCGATCGCAATCGCATCAACCGCATCCTGGGCCTCTACGACGATGCACCCGCCGCTGATTCCGCTTCCGGTTTCGgtcacaacaacaacaacagcagctcGGGAGCTACTGCGGCGGCTGGCAAGCGCAAGGCCGGAGGAGCAGCTGCCAGTGGCCAGGACAATGGCAAgtcgaagaagaagaagcgccGGAACTCGTGGCAGGACTTTGACGACAgcgacgaggacgaggacagGAAGCCGAAGATCGAGGCCGAGAGTCCCAATAGCGACAGCGACGAGGCGAACAGCGACGATGCCTTCGGCAGCGATcgggatgacgatgatgaggacgaggacgacgaCCAGGATGGCGACAGCGACCGGCGCAGCGTCGCCAGCGATGCCAGCTCCGACTTCAATCCCTTCTTCAGCGGCAGCGACAGCGACATCGATCCCTGGGTGAACGCCCGCAGCAAGAAGACCACCAAGAAGAAAGCCCAGAAGAAGGTCAAGAAGAAGGTGAAGAAGGAGAAGATCAAGAAGGAGCCCGGCGGCTCCACCGACGCCGCCAGCATGCAGGGCAACACAGCCATGTCCGCGGCCGTGGCGGCTGCCTTGAACGCGGCCAAGACCCGCAAGTCGCAGCTCTCCACGCAGGACAAGATCCAGGACCTGCTGCAGAAGAAGCAGGAGCTCAAGGGCACGGTGACGCCGGTGGGCGTCAATGGCGTCAAGCTGAACTACGGTCCGCCGCCGAAGGACGCCATCGAGCGGGCCTGCACCATGAAGGAGGAGCTGCTGCGTAAGATCGAGCGACTGGGATCCCGACTGCCGCCGAACACGCTGGATCAGCTGATCGACGAGCTGGGCGGACCGGACAACGTGGCCGAGATGACGGGCCGTCGCGGTCGGGTGGTCCAAAACGACGACGGCTCCATACAGTACGAGTCCCGCACGGAATCGGACGTGCCCCTGGAGACGCTGAACATCACCGAGAAGCAACGCTTCATGGACGGCCAAAAGGACGTGGCCATCATCTCGGAGGCGGCCTCCAGTGGTATCTCCTTGCAGAGCGATCGCCGAGTCTTCAATCAGCGCCGGCGTGTCCACATCACCCTGGAGCTGCCCTGGTCGGCGGACCGAGCCATCCAGCAGTTCGGTCGCACCCATCGTTCGAATCAG GTCAATGCCCCCGAGTACATTTTCCTGATCTCTGACTTGGCTGGCGAACGCCGTTTCGCGTCCACGGTGGCTAAGCGCCTGGAATCTCTGGGCGCTCTGACCCACGGCGATCGCAGGGCCACGGAAACCCGTGATCTCTCCCAGTTCAATATCGACAACAAGTACGGTCGCCAGGCCCTGGAGACGGTGATGCGCACCATTATGGGCTACGAATCGCCGCTGGTGCCCCCGCCCACGGACTACAGTGGCGAGTTCTTCAAGGACATTGCCGGGGCGCTGGTGGGCGTGGGAATCATAGTCAACAGCGAGAGCCATCCGGGAGTGCTCAGTCTGGACAAGGACTACAACAACATATCAAAGTTTCTCAATCGCATCCTCGGATGTCCGGTTGACTTGCAGAACCGACTCTTCAAGTACTTTACGGACACCATGACGGCCATCATCCTGCAAGCCAAGCGGGGCGGTCGCTTCGATCTGGGCATTGTGG ATCTGGGTGCCGCTGGTGAGAATGTCACCCGAGTCCGACTTATACGCTTCCTGCGCAAACATGCCACCGGAGTGGCTCCCACGGAGCTGCACACAGTGCGTGTGGAGCGTGGAATGATCTGGCAGGAGGCTATTGATAA ATACGCCGACCTCTTCAATGACAACGAGGGCTTCTACCTGTCCCACCAGCTGCGCAACCAGAAGCGTACCGCCATCCTGGTGGTGGTTCTCGAGCAGCAGCCGTCCCGCAGCTCGACGAGCACCGATGCGGAGAatgccaaaaagaaaaagaccCGCAGCAAAAAGGAGATCATGTGCCAGATCTATCGGCCCAACACGGGCCTCCAGGTGCGGCACGAATCCCTGTTCGAGCTGGAGAAGAAGTACCGGCCGGTGGCCAGCGAGGAAGCCGAGCCGCACTGGACAGAGCAGTATGATGCGTCGGTGAACACCTGTTCCCACGCCTACTGGAACGGCAACTGCCGGAATGTCAGCATGGGTCACGATTGTGAG GTGGGATTGCGGCAGCGACTGTACCACGTCCTGGCCGGGTCGGTTCTGTCCGTTTGGGGACGCGTCGAGCACATTCTAAATACACGTTCCAACAGCAAAATGCAGGTGATACGCATGAAGACAACGGAGGGCGAGAAGATTGTCGGCACGATGATCCCGAAGTCCTGCTTCGAGCTTCTGATGAACGACCTGCGCAGCGACTCCGAGAAGCAGGAGGAGTTCAACTACTGA